Proteins from a genomic interval of bacterium:
- a CDS encoding antibiotic biosynthesis monooxygenase, with protein MSKEITVFVESEILPGRADALREVVGRVIEHCGATEPGLLAYEWYVDEAASEARVVERYADSDALLFHFQNYARFGEALAACRKMKKLTLLGEPSEALRTALEAMSPPVFRPSVRLER; from the coding sequence ATGAGCAAAGAGATCACCGTCTTCGTGGAATCCGAGATCCTTCCCGGCCGGGCGGACGCGCTGCGCGAAGTCGTGGGGCGGGTGATCGAGCACTGCGGCGCGACCGAACCGGGACTGCTCGCCTACGAGTGGTACGTCGACGAAGCCGCGTCCGAGGCCCGCGTCGTCGAGCGCTATGCCGACTCCGACGCCCTCCTCTTCCACTTCCAGAACTACGCCCGCTTCGGCGAAGCGCTCGCGGCCTGCAGGAAGATGAAGAAGTTGACGCTCCTGGGAGAGCCGAGCGAAGCGCTACGGACCGCCCTCGAGGCCATGTCGCCGCCGGTCTTCCGCCCCTCGGTCCGGCTCGAGCGTTGA
- a CDS encoding VOC family protein, whose amino-acid sequence MSRRFGEIRQNGYVVRDIEAAMRHWVDVIGVGPWFYLERAPIDHFTYRGEPSDLEVSIALTNSGPLQIELIEQRNDAPSGYRDFLAAGHEGLQHVAYWTEDFDAELARAKGMGLEELQAGQVNGSDGRFVYFETGGHPGTVVEISEVSGPKGKLFQRIREIAGGWDGSDPIRRIG is encoded by the coding sequence ATGAGTCGACGATTCGGAGAGATCCGGCAGAACGGCTACGTGGTCCGAGACATCGAGGCGGCGATGCGCCACTGGGTCGACGTGATCGGCGTCGGGCCCTGGTTCTATCTCGAACGGGCGCCGATCGACCACTTCACCTATCGCGGCGAACCGTCGGATCTCGAGGTGAGCATCGCGCTCACGAACTCGGGGCCGCTCCAGATCGAGCTGATCGAGCAGCGGAACGACGCGCCGTCGGGGTATCGCGATTTCCTGGCGGCGGGTCATGAAGGGCTCCAACACGTGGCCTACTGGACCGAGGACTTCGACGCCGAGCTCGCCCGGGCGAAGGGGATGGGCCTCGAGGAGCTCCAGGCCGGTCAGGTGAACGGCTCCGACGGGCGCTTCGTTTACTTCGAGACCGGCGGACATCCGGGGACGGTGGTCGAGATCTCCGAAGTGAGCGGGCCGAAGGGGAAGCTCTTCCAGCGCATCCGGGAGATCGCAGGCGGGTGGGACGGAAGCGATCCGATCCGCCGCATCGGTTAG
- a CDS encoding SDR family NAD(P)-dependent oxidoreductase: MSKPVCLVIGAGAGIGGNVGKRFARDGYHAVLCRRSDEEGLQRLVGEIEAEGGTATGYLLDASKPDTIEDRVAAVEAEIGPIEVVLFNLGAQIGSRPLAATSYKAFELGWRLATFALFRVASAVCPAMEERGKGTILVTSATAAVRGNAGQHSHAAAMGGRRMLCQTLNAEFASKGIHVAHILIDGAVDAPDTLGKLLGPERFEQLRDAMGREKDGLMLPSEMAETYLHVAKQHRSCWTHEIDLRAYSDTAWWNHE; encoded by the coding sequence ATGAGCAAACCCGTCTGTCTCGTGATCGGCGCCGGCGCCGGTATCGGCGGAAACGTCGGCAAGCGCTTCGCCCGCGACGGCTATCACGCCGTTCTCTGTCGTCGAAGCGACGAGGAAGGCCTCCAGCGACTCGTCGGGGAGATCGAAGCCGAGGGCGGAACGGCGACCGGCTACCTCCTCGACGCTTCGAAGCCCGACACGATCGAAGACCGCGTCGCAGCAGTCGAGGCCGAGATCGGCCCGATCGAGGTCGTCCTCTTCAATCTGGGCGCACAGATCGGGAGCCGGCCGCTCGCCGCGACGAGCTACAAGGCATTCGAACTCGGCTGGCGGCTCGCGACCTTCGCGCTCTTCCGGGTGGCGAGCGCGGTCTGCCCGGCGATGGAAGAGCGCGGGAAGGGCACGATCCTCGTGACCTCCGCGACGGCCGCGGTCCGCGGCAACGCGGGCCAGCATTCCCACGCCGCGGCGATGGGCGGCCGGCGAATGCTCTGCCAGACCCTGAACGCCGAGTTCGCCTCGAAGGGAATCCACGTCGCGCACATTCTGATCGACGGGGCCGTCGATGCGCCGGACACGCTCGGCAAGCTCCTCGGTCCGGAGCGCTTCGAGCAGCTGCGGGACGCGATGGGGCGTGAGAAGGACGGGTTGATGCTCCCGTCCGAGATGGCGGAGACCTATCTTCACGTCGCCAAGCAGCATCGCTCGTGCTGGACCCACGAGATCGACCTGCGCGCCTACTCCGACACCGCCTGGTGGAACCACGAATGA
- a CDS encoding AMP-binding protein has translation MATTDLHRPITHSELIVNSLRRWPSREAFRQDGVSWTYRETEARLARVVRVLQEKGLGRGEGVGVLSPNRPEVWLGQAGAGLAGGRYTALHPLGSFDDHEYACNEAELKILMIDPSFAERAGELLEKSAAVETVLTFGPSEVGEDLNALVDAVGAATLEPGPNGPEDTSWLLYTGGTTGVPKAAELPEAAVAHMALSVSSGWDLPKARRYLACAPITHAAGMLISPTLMAGGTVVLQKGFDPSRWLDEVVREEATLALLVPTMIYAVLDHPELDATDFRRLETIMYGASPMSPSRLVEGIERIGPVFAQLYGQTECGGVATSLWREHHDVSRMDRLSSCGIEMPGARVAVLDEEGHAVPDGEAGEICVQGPAVMRRYFKQPELTEGTLVGGWLRTGDMAVRDEEGFFTIVDRKKDMIVSGGFNVFPREIEDVLSTHPSVSAAAVIGVPDEKWGEAVKAIVVARPGETVDGETLIGLVKERKGPVYAPKTVDVVDALPLTAVGKPDKKVLRAQYWGDASRGVN, from the coding sequence ATGGCGACGACCGATCTGCACCGACCGATCACCCACAGCGAGCTGATCGTGAACTCGCTCCGGCGCTGGCCTTCGCGGGAGGCGTTCCGGCAGGACGGCGTGTCCTGGACCTATCGGGAGACCGAGGCGCGTCTCGCGCGGGTCGTCCGCGTGCTCCAGGAGAAGGGACTCGGTCGTGGGGAGGGGGTCGGTGTCCTCTCGCCGAACCGACCGGAGGTCTGGCTCGGTCAAGCCGGCGCCGGGCTCGCCGGGGGTCGCTACACGGCGCTCCACCCGCTCGGCTCCTTCGACGATCATGAGTACGCCTGCAACGAGGCTGAGCTGAAGATCCTGATGATCGATCCGAGCTTTGCCGAGCGGGCCGGCGAGCTCCTCGAAAAGTCCGCGGCCGTCGAGACGGTGCTGACCTTCGGCCCTTCGGAAGTCGGCGAAGACCTGAACGCGCTCGTCGATGCGGTGGGAGCCGCGACCCTCGAGCCGGGACCGAACGGGCCCGAGGACACGTCCTGGCTTCTCTATACCGGCGGGACGACGGGCGTCCCCAAGGCCGCGGAGCTGCCCGAGGCGGCGGTGGCGCACATGGCCCTCTCGGTCTCGAGCGGGTGGGACCTGCCGAAGGCGCGTCGCTATCTGGCCTGCGCGCCGATCACCCACGCAGCGGGAATGCTGATCTCGCCGACGCTGATGGCCGGGGGCACGGTGGTCCTGCAGAAGGGATTCGATCCCTCGCGCTGGCTCGACGAGGTCGTCCGGGAAGAGGCGACGCTCGCGCTGCTCGTGCCGACGATGATCTATGCCGTGCTCGATCATCCGGAGCTCGACGCCACCGACTTCCGCCGGCTCGAGACGATCATGTACGGCGCTTCGCCGATGTCGCCGTCGCGCCTCGTCGAAGGGATCGAGCGGATCGGGCCCGTCTTCGCCCAGCTCTACGGGCAGACCGAGTGCGGCGGGGTCGCGACGAGTCTCTGGCGGGAACACCACGACGTCTCGCGGATGGATCGTCTCTCGAGCTGTGGGATCGAGATGCCGGGCGCGCGGGTCGCCGTCCTCGACGAGGAGGGGCACGCGGTCCCGGACGGCGAGGCCGGGGAGATCTGCGTGCAGGGCCCCGCGGTCATGCGGCGGTACTTCAAGCAGCCCGAGTTGACCGAGGGCACCCTCGTGGGCGGCTGGCTCCGGACCGGGGACATGGCGGTCCGCGACGAGGAGGGCTTCTTCACGATCGTCGATCGCAAGAAGGACATGATCGTGTCCGGCGGCTTCAACGTCTTTCCGCGCGAGATCGAGGACGTGCTGTCGACCCACCCGAGCGTCTCCGCGGCAGCCGTCATCGGCGTCCCGGACGAGAAGTGGGGGGAGGCCGTGAAGGCGATCGTGGTGGCACGTCCCGGCGAGACGGTCGACGGGGAGACGCTGATCGGGCTCGTCAAGGAGCGCAAGGGTCCCGTCTACGCGCCCAAGACCGTCGACGTGGTCGACGCGCTGCCGCTCACGGCGGTCGGGAAGCCCGACAAGAAGGTGCTCCGGGCGCAGTACTGGGGCGACGCCTCTCGCGGCGTGAACTAG
- a CDS encoding tetratricopeptide repeat protein, producing MTSPYPLIARLGMLGATLIVLSSCSPAGPVDFPDTPSGQLTITYPLEGALFPPDIVAPTVTWVDETPGAETWTVLVRFSGEGEPLRFPVSASSWRPSEEDWSEIKRRSIADAAQLAVVGNDADRTTASAALVSLQTSTDPVGDALFYREVPLPFIDAVQDPSRIRWRFGSVDSEERPPIVLEDLPVCGNCHSFSGDGSTLGLDVDYGNDKGGYAILPVSKQMSLDDEKIITWSDYRRDDGEGTFGLLSQVSPDGRYVISTVKDRAVFVATPGIEYSQLFFPIKGILVVYDRETGEYTPLPGADDPDYVQSNPTWSPDGEWIVFARSKVYDKPAVTNATSILLDEKDVPEFIEDDEPFKFDLYRVPWNGGRGGTAEPLAGASHDGKSNFFAKYSPDGKWIVFCKAENYMLLMPDSELFIIPAEGGEARRLRANTKNMNSWHSFSSNGRWLVFSSKANTPYTQLFLTHIDEDGNSTPPVVLERFTGRDRAANIPEFVPLPSDAMASIDEKFLDAYSFLRAGMANERTGNYPGAVRLYERGLSVEPENVELLNALGFSLFQQGKSEEAVVALEKAIAADPKHAKAHNNLALASVDLGELELAEAYYRESLAIEPHPAIYNDLGFVLESQGLPEDAEELYREALALDPGSASANFNLGGSLARSGRFAEAEGHLRAALATQPNTETLTGLGVVVWQQGRPGEAKGFLTRAIEADPTNAAAYDHLGTIQVQQGELDEALATYRRLAERRPSPAAHREVAQVLTRLGRGDEARQAERVAAELESARAGAPATR from the coding sequence ATGACGTCTCCCTACCCCCTGATCGCGCGCCTGGGCATGCTAGGCGCGACCCTGATCGTCCTGTCGAGCTGCTCGCCGGCCGGCCCGGTGGACTTCCCGGACACCCCTTCGGGCCAGCTGACCATCACCTACCCGCTCGAAGGCGCGCTCTTCCCGCCCGACATCGTCGCGCCGACCGTGACCTGGGTCGACGAGACGCCGGGCGCCGAGACCTGGACGGTGCTCGTCCGCTTTTCCGGCGAGGGCGAACCCCTCCGCTTCCCGGTGTCCGCCTCGAGCTGGCGCCCTTCCGAAGAGGACTGGTCAGAAATAAAACGTCGTTCGATCGCTGACGCGGCCCAACTCGCCGTCGTCGGAAACGACGCGGACCGGACGACGGCCTCCGCCGCGCTCGTCTCCTTGCAGACCTCGACCGATCCCGTGGGCGACGCCCTCTTCTACCGGGAAGTCCCGCTTCCGTTCATCGACGCGGTCCAGGATCCGTCCCGGATCCGCTGGCGCTTCGGCTCCGTGGACTCGGAGGAACGCCCGCCGATCGTGCTGGAAGACCTGCCGGTCTGTGGCAACTGCCACTCCTTCTCCGGCGACGGCTCGACCCTCGGCCTCGACGTCGACTACGGCAACGACAAGGGCGGCTATGCGATCCTCCCCGTGTCGAAGCAGATGTCCCTCGACGACGAGAAGATCATCACCTGGAGCGACTACCGCCGGGACGATGGCGAGGGGACCTTCGGGCTCCTCTCCCAGGTTTCGCCCGACGGGCGCTATGTGATCAGCACGGTCAAGGACCGGGCGGTCTTCGTCGCGACGCCCGGGATCGAATACTCCCAGCTCTTCTTCCCGATCAAGGGGATCCTCGTCGTCTACGACCGCGAGACCGGCGAGTACACGCCGCTCCCCGGCGCCGACGATCCCGACTACGTCCAGAGCAACCCCACCTGGAGCCCCGACGGCGAGTGGATCGTCTTCGCGCGCTCGAAGGTCTACGACAAGCCTGCGGTCACGAACGCGACGAGCATCCTGCTCGACGAGAAGGACGTCCCCGAGTTCATCGAAGACGACGAGCCCTTCAAGTTCGATCTCTATCGCGTGCCCTGGAACGGCGGCAGGGGCGGGACGGCCGAGCCCCTCGCCGGCGCGTCCCACGACGGGAAGAGCAACTTCTTCGCCAAGTACTCGCCCGATGGGAAGTGGATCGTCTTCTGCAAGGCCGAGAACTACATGCTGCTCATGCCGGACAGCGAGCTCTTCATCATCCCGGCCGAGGGCGGCGAAGCGAGGCGGCTGCGCGCGAACACGAAGAACATGAACTCCTGGCACAGCTTCTCGAGCAACGGCCGCTGGCTCGTCTTCTCCTCGAAGGCCAACACGCCCTACACCCAGCTCTTCCTCACCCACATCGACGAGGACGGGAACTCCACGCCGCCCGTCGTCCTCGAGCGATTCACGGGCCGCGATCGCGCGGCGAACATCCCCGAATTCGTCCCGCTCCCGTCCGATGCGATGGCTTCGATCGACGAGAAGTTCCTCGACGCCTACTCGTTCCTCCGCGCCGGCATGGCCAACGAGCGGACCGGCAACTATCCCGGCGCGGTCCGGCTCTACGAGCGCGGGCTCTCCGTGGAGCCCGAGAACGTGGAGCTGCTGAATGCGCTCGGCTTCTCGCTCTTCCAGCAGGGCAAGAGCGAGGAAGCGGTGGTCGCCCTCGAGAAGGCGATCGCCGCGGACCCGAAGCACGCGAAGGCCCACAACAACCTGGCCCTCGCGTCCGTCGATCTCGGCGAACTCGAGCTGGCCGAGGCCTACTACCGCGAGTCCCTCGCGATCGAGCCCCACCCCGCGATCTACAACGACCTGGGCTTCGTTCTCGAGAGCCAGGGCCTCCCCGAGGACGCGGAGGAGCTCTACCGCGAGGCCCTCGCGCTCGACCCGGGATCGGCGAGCGCGAACTTCAATCTCGGCGGGTCCCTCGCACGATCCGGCCGCTTCGCCGAGGCGGAGGGTCACCTTCGCGCGGCCCTCGCGACGCAGCCCAACACCGAGACGCTCACCGGCCTCGGCGTCGTCGTCTGGCAACAGGGACGCCCGGGCGAAGCGAAAGGCTTCCTCACCCGGGCGATCGAGGCGGATCCGACCAACGCGGCGGCCTACGACCATCTCGGGACGATCCAGGTCCAGCAGGGCGAGCTCGACGAGGCGCTCGCGACCTATCGTCGCCTGGCGGAGCGACGCCCGAGCCCGGCAGCCCACCGCGAGGTCGCGCAGGTGCTGACCCGACTCGGACGCGGCGATGAAGCCCGACAAGCGGAGCGGGTGGCAGCCGAGCTCGAGTCCGCCCGCGCCGGAGCGCCGGCGACGCGCTGA
- a CDS encoding CoA transferase, protein MPGPLDGIRVVEVANYVAVPAAGTLLVDLGADVVKVEVPWGDFYRFATPKRNGYDSDFPLSANYQMDNRGKRSLALDLALPQSVEALEHLIARADILITNTLPGRLAKVGLDVDALRAEHPELIVARLGGFSPEGSQADDPGFDQTSFWALSGMMDQQRDPDSPPAFFRPGVGDHCAALSMTTGILAALRHRDQTGEGQIVDVNLQQVGFYIGGNDSGQALATGKPPPRHDRRAPRNPLWNHYPTSDDRWLLLVMIDSTIYWKSFCQAIGRPDLLEDDRFKDPKARFQHNRELVATLDETFRTKSLAGWTAALEGQKVIWAPAKTVLEAVSDEKTRANGVFSTIEHPEHGSFQTVAPPFRLSEHDMHGTFPAPDLNAHTREVLEEAGVDAATVELLVSVGEQ, encoded by the coding sequence ATGCCCGGACCGCTCGACGGCATCCGCGTGGTCGAGGTCGCCAACTACGTCGCCGTCCCGGCGGCGGGAACGCTGCTCGTCGATCTCGGCGCCGACGTCGTGAAGGTCGAAGTGCCGTGGGGCGACTTCTATCGCTTCGCGACCCCGAAACGGAACGGCTACGACAGCGACTTCCCGCTCAGCGCCAACTATCAGATGGACAATCGCGGCAAGCGTTCCCTCGCCCTCGACCTGGCCCTGCCGCAGTCCGTCGAGGCGCTAGAGCACCTGATCGCCCGAGCGGACATCCTGATCACCAACACCCTCCCCGGCCGTCTCGCGAAGGTCGGCCTCGACGTCGACGCCCTCCGCGCCGAACACCCGGAGCTGATCGTCGCGCGCCTGGGCGGCTTCTCGCCCGAAGGGTCGCAGGCCGATGATCCGGGTTTCGACCAGACCTCGTTCTGGGCGCTGTCGGGCATGATGGACCAGCAGCGCGATCCCGATTCACCCCCCGCATTCTTCCGACCCGGCGTGGGCGACCACTGCGCAGCGCTCTCGATGACGACGGGGATCCTCGCTGCCCTGCGCCACCGCGACCAGACCGGCGAGGGGCAGATCGTCGACGTGAACCTCCAGCAGGTCGGGTTCTACATCGGCGGCAACGACAGCGGGCAGGCGCTCGCGACGGGCAAGCCGCCGCCGCGCCACGACCGACGCGCACCGCGCAATCCCCTCTGGAACCACTATCCGACGTCGGACGATCGCTGGCTCCTGCTCGTCATGATCGACTCGACGATCTACTGGAAGTCCTTCTGTCAGGCGATCGGACGCCCCGACCTCCTCGAGGACGACCGTTTCAAGGACCCGAAGGCGCGTTTCCAGCACAACCGCGAGCTCGTCGCGACCCTCGACGAGACGTTCCGGACGAAGTCGCTCGCCGGGTGGACGGCAGCCCTCGAAGGCCAGAAGGTGATCTGGGCGCCGGCGAAGACCGTCCTCGAAGCGGTCTCCGACGAGAAGACCCGGGCCAACGGTGTCTTCTCGACGATCGAACACCCGGAACACGGCTCGTTCCAGACCGTCGCGCCCCCCTTTCGCCTCTCCGAGCACGACATGCACGGCACCTTCCCGGCGCCGGACCTGAACGCGCACACGCGCGAGGTGCTCGAGGAAGCCGGGGTGGACGCCGCGACCGTGGAGCTGCTGGTCTCGGTGGGCGAGCAGTAG
- a CDS encoding 2-hydroxychromene-2-carboxylate isomerase, which produces MAEPSVEFHFDFGSPNAYLSHVVIPAVEERTGVKFRYVPVLLGGLFKATGNASPAVTLAGIKNKGEYQRIEMQRFLTKHGITSFHSNPHFPVNTLQIMRGAIAAESLGCFERYVDEVYRHMWSDPRKMDDPEVIRSAFDESGLPTEALFEGMQDPEVKAKLIANTDASVARGNFGSPTFFVDDEIFFGKDKLRDAEEEILARKNA; this is translated from the coding sequence ATGGCCGAGCCCTCCGTCGAGTTCCATTTCGACTTCGGAAGTCCGAATGCCTACCTGAGCCACGTCGTGATCCCTGCGGTCGAAGAGCGGACCGGCGTGAAGTTCCGCTACGTCCCCGTCCTGCTGGGTGGCCTCTTCAAGGCGACGGGCAACGCGTCACCGGCGGTCACCCTCGCCGGGATCAAGAACAAGGGCGAGTACCAGCGGATCGAGATGCAGCGCTTCCTCACGAAGCACGGGATCACGAGCTTCCACTCCAATCCGCATTTCCCCGTCAACACGCTCCAGATCATGCGCGGAGCGATCGCGGCGGAATCCCTCGGCTGCTTCGAGCGCTACGTCGACGAGGTCTACCGGCACATGTGGTCCGATCCGAGGAAGATGGACGACCCCGAAGTGATCCGGTCGGCGTTCGACGAGTCCGGCCTTCCGACCGAGGCGCTCTTCGAGGGCATGCAGGACCCCGAGGTCAAGGCGAAGCTGATCGCCAACACGGACGCGTCGGTCGCGCGTGGCAACTTCGGGTCGCCGACCTTCTTCGTCGACGACGAGATCTTCTTCGGGAAGGACAAGCTCCGTGACGCCGAGGAGGAGATCCTGGCGCGCAAGAACGCCTGA
- a CDS encoding LLM class flavin-dependent oxidoreductase, producing MKIAISIGSAYYDGHDWEEMLEFVEAADAMGIDSVWSAEAWGMDAVVALGVLAGRTKQIRLGTGIMQISARTPASTAMTAMSLDRVSNGRFLLGLGASGPQVVEGLHGLPFAKPMSRMREYVEIVRMATAGERLRIDGEHLVLPRPGGEGKALRLSMPPKRIPIYLATLGVKSLEMTGEIADGWLGTSFIPEQADAHLAHIAKGAERAGRSLDDIEIEVNSMVAVSDDVEGLLDRTRQGMAFTLGAMGSARTNFYNDAYCRSGWEEVSKEVQRLWIGGDKKAAIAAVPDEMLLQAYLIGTEDRVRERIRAFRDAGVDVFRLAPQGRTVKERIANLEYQADLIRSETS from the coding sequence ATGAAGATCGCGATCTCGATCGGCAGCGCCTACTACGACGGGCACGACTGGGAGGAGATGCTCGAGTTCGTCGAAGCCGCCGACGCGATGGGCATCGATTCGGTCTGGTCCGCCGAGGCCTGGGGGATGGACGCGGTCGTCGCGCTCGGCGTGCTCGCCGGGCGTACCAAGCAGATCCGTCTCGGCACGGGGATCATGCAGATCAGCGCGCGGACGCCGGCCTCGACGGCGATGACCGCGATGTCCCTCGATCGCGTCTCGAACGGGCGATTCCTGCTGGGCCTCGGCGCGAGCGGTCCGCAGGTCGTCGAGGGCCTCCACGGGCTGCCCTTCGCGAAGCCGATGTCCCGGATGCGCGAGTACGTCGAAATCGTGCGGATGGCGACGGCGGGGGAGCGCCTCCGGATCGACGGCGAGCATCTCGTGCTGCCGCGCCCCGGTGGAGAGGGGAAGGCGCTCCGCCTGTCGATGCCGCCGAAGCGGATCCCGATCTACCTGGCGACGCTCGGGGTGAAGTCGCTCGAGATGACCGGGGAGATCGCCGACGGTTGGCTCGGGACGTCGTTCATTCCCGAGCAAGCCGACGCCCATCTCGCACATATTGCAAAGGGTGCCGAGCGCGCCGGACGCTCGCTCGACGACATCGAGATCGAGGTGAACTCGATGGTCGCGGTCTCCGACGACGTCGAGGGCCTGCTCGATCGTACCCGGCAGGGGATGGCCTTCACGCTGGGTGCGATGGGCTCGGCGAGGACGAACTTCTACAACGACGCCTACTGCCGGAGCGGGTGGGAAGAGGTGTCGAAGGAAGTGCAGCGGCTCTGGATCGGTGGTGACAAGAAGGCGGCGATCGCTGCGGTTCCCGACGAGATGCTCCTGCAGGCGTACCTGATCGGGACCGAGGACCGCGTGCGCGAACGGATCCGAGCGTTCCGGGACGCGGGGGTGGACGTCTTCCGCCTCGCGCCGCAGGGCCGGACGGTGAAGGAGCGCATCGCCAACCTCGAGTACCAGGCAGATCTGATCCGATCGGAGACGAGCTGA
- a CDS encoding helix-turn-helix transcriptional regulator — protein sequence MSRKRFEEMNCGVAQALEQVGDWWTLLIVRDAFFDKTRFSEFQESLGIAKNILSDRLRKLVESGVLEKERLPEPGERYAYRLTKKGRDLWLVLTAMRLWSDRWVFGEDDVPLVAREQDSHREVAALLAVDHEGRPIEPGKLEWAPGPAGRKRKKRRASLRT from the coding sequence ATGTCCCGCAAGCGCTTCGAGGAGATGAACTGTGGCGTCGCTCAGGCGCTCGAGCAGGTCGGAGACTGGTGGACGCTCCTGATCGTCCGCGATGCGTTCTTCGACAAGACGCGCTTCTCCGAGTTCCAGGAGAGCCTGGGCATCGCGAAGAACATCCTGAGCGACCGTCTCCGCAAGCTCGTCGAGAGCGGCGTGCTCGAGAAGGAACGACTGCCCGAGCCCGGCGAGCGCTATGCGTACCGGCTCACGAAGAAGGGTCGTGATCTCTGGCTCGTCCTGACGGCCATGCGCCTCTGGTCCGATCGCTGGGTCTTCGGGGAGGACGACGTGCCGCTGGTCGCGCGCGAGCAGGACAGCCATCGCGAGGTCGCCGCGCTCCTCGCCGTGGACCACGAGGGCCGGCCGATCGAGCCCGGCAAGCTCGAGTGGGCGCCGGGACCAGCGGGCCGAAAACGAAAGAAGCGGCGCGCTAGCCTCCGGACATGA
- a CDS encoding LLM class flavin-dependent oxidoreductase, with product MQIGLLTFTSPGGTAAMARNAEERRFDSMVYADTQNLTPEVWSQLMLAAGATERIELGTGVTNPVSRDAAVTASAALGLQVESGGRVVLGIGRGDSSMAKIGRKPAPPGDFETYVTRLRAYLDGETVDREGTESRIEWLDGIDVPYVPIEVAATGPKVIELAARRADRICFAVGANPARLRDCIARARAAAEEAGRDPGALRFGAYVNCVVNDDREVARESIRGSLSVFAHFSGFAGMDIDSLPEEVRGAARHLRESYDMKNHAVSAGAHAQALENEFIHQFGIAEPPDAALARLEEVCATGLDYLRIVPGSRDIQPAVAAQSILAISELIEKLR from the coding sequence ATGCAGATCGGACTCCTGACCTTCACCAGCCCGGGTGGCACCGCCGCGATGGCTCGCAACGCCGAGGAGCGCCGCTTCGACAGCATGGTCTACGCGGACACGCAGAACCTCACCCCCGAGGTCTGGAGCCAACTCATGCTCGCGGCCGGCGCGACCGAACGGATCGAGCTCGGCACGGGCGTGACGAATCCGGTGAGCCGCGACGCGGCGGTGACCGCGAGCGCGGCCCTCGGCCTGCAGGTCGAGAGCGGCGGGCGGGTCGTCCTCGGGATCGGCCGCGGCGACTCCTCGATGGCGAAGATCGGCCGCAAGCCCGCGCCTCCCGGCGACTTCGAGACCTACGTCACGCGACTGCGCGCCTATCTCGACGGCGAGACCGTCGACCGTGAAGGCACCGAGAGCCGGATCGAGTGGCTGGACGGAATCGACGTCCCCTACGTACCGATCGAGGTCGCCGCGACCGGTCCGAAGGTCATCGAGCTCGCGGCGCGGAGGGCGGACCGGATCTGCTTCGCGGTCGGTGCGAACCCGGCGCGCCTCCGGGACTGCATCGCCCGCGCCCGCGCGGCGGCCGAGGAGGCGGGCCGCGACCCCGGCGCGCTCCGCTTCGGTGCCTACGTGAACTGCGTCGTGAACGACGACCGTGAGGTCGCGCGCGAGTCGATCCGAGGAAGCCTCTCGGTCTTCGCCCACTTCTCCGGGTTCGCCGGCATGGACATCGACTCCCTCCCCGAAGAAGTCCGCGGCGCCGCCCGCCACCTGCGCGAGTCGTACGACATGAAGAATCACGCGGTCTCCGCGGGGGCCCACGCCCAGGCCCTCGAGAACGAGTTCATCCACCAGTTCGGGATCGCCGAGCCGCCCGACGCGGCGCTCGCCCGGCTCGAAGAGGTCTGCGCCACCGGCCTCGACTACCTCCGGATCGTCCCCGGCTCGCGGGACATCCAGCCTGCCGTCGCAGCGCAGTCCATCCTGGCGATCAGCGAGCTGATCGAGAAGCTCCGCTGA
- a CDS encoding SDR family NAD(P)-dependent oxidoreductase, producing MSEPSITANLDGQVALVTGATSGLGRRFANLIADCGAKVALAGRRVERLEEVAKEIEARGGTAVPFPLDMTDAEAVKAAPGRVEELLGAPVQVLVNNAGVPDAQRAHKMSLDLINTVFDTNLRGPWILACEVGRRLIELKRPGRIVNISSVGATSYSGIGAALYSVTKSAVIRMTEVLGVEWARYEINVTGIAPGSFESEMMDGMLERMGDLAQAFPRKRIGKPEQLDSTMLYLLSPASEMVTGTVVIVDDGQMPR from the coding sequence ATGAGCGAACCCAGCATCACGGCCAACCTCGACGGACAGGTCGCCCTCGTCACCGGCGCGACCTCGGGCCTCGGCCGCCGCTTCGCCAACCTGATCGCCGACTGCGGCGCCAAGGTGGCCCTGGCCGGCCGCCGGGTCGAGCGCCTCGAAGAGGTCGCCAAGGAGATCGAGGCACGGGGCGGGACGGCCGTGCCGTTTCCGCTCGACATGACCGACGCCGAGGCGGTGAAGGCCGCGCCCGGGCGGGTGGAGGAGCTGCTCGGCGCGCCGGTGCAGGTCCTGGTCAACAACGCGGGCGTTCCGGACGCCCAGCGCGCGCACAAGATGTCCCTCGACCTGATCAACACGGTCTTCGACACCAATCTTCGTGGCCCCTGGATCCTCGCCTGCGAGGTCGGTCGACGCCTGATCGAGCTGAAGAGGCCGGGGCGGATCGTCAACATCTCGTCGGTCGGCGCCACCTCGTACTCGGGCATCGGCGCCGCGCTCTACTCCGTCACGAAGTCGGCGGTCATTCGCATGACGGAGGTCCTGGGCGTCGAGTGGGCGCGCTACGAGATCAACGTGACCGGCATCGCGCCCGGCTCCTTCGAGTCGGAGATGATGGACGGCATGCTCGAGCGCATGGGCGACCTGGCGCAGGCGTTCCCACGCAAGCGGATCGGAAAGCCGGAGCAGCTCGACAGCACGATGCTCTATCTGCTGTCCCCGGCCTCGGAGATGGTCACGGGCACCGTCGTCATCGTCGACGACGGACAGATGCCGCGCTGA